One window of Nicotiana tomentosiformis chromosome 11, ASM39032v3, whole genome shotgun sequence genomic DNA carries:
- the LOC104103683 gene encoding probable galacturonosyltransferase 6, translating to MRLFRKCTRIFIILCLFAVSVTTTILLLSSHRLRHLGSDGSKEFVGDLSIIKQRLEVQALNAVQQEEGQSIKEPILDVYRDGDRSSAVSLDSIDKNDSVGEPKNASLSGNDVTTHAPKKESQPSLPEQKLVTAREKEKPRAEDVQHGHNIQSHPRRALDEKVKEVKDQLIRAKAFLNFVPLGSNSNFVKEIKLRIKDLERAVGEVTKDSDLSRRAIQKMKAMDSTLLKASKLFPECSAMVKKLRAMTYNAEEQLRSQKNQASFLVNLAGRTTPKGLHCLSMRLTTDYFALRSEEQELPDQHKFQDPDLYHFAVFSDNVLACSAVVNSTVSTARAPEKIVFHIVTDSLNLPAMTMWFLSNPPGKATIQIQSIDKFDWLSNKYILQKQESLDPRYTSPLNHLRFYLPDIFPSLNKIVLLDHDVVVKRDLAGLWRINMKGKVNGAVETCLEGEPSFRRMDIFINFTDPLVAKRFDVKSCTWAFGMNIFDLQEWRKRNLTALYHKYLDLGSDRPLMKAGTLPIGWMTFYKHTRAIDRRWHVLGLGYESGVRLNEIEQAAVIHYDGVMKPWLEIGLQKFKPYWKKHVWYEHPYLQQCNIHD from the exons ATGAGGCTTTTTCGGAAATGTACGAGGATATTTATTATCCTATGTTTGTTTGCTGTTTCTGTTACTACTACAATTTTATTGCTTTCTTCACATAGGCTTAGACATCTTGGTTCTGATG GGTCGAAGGAGTTTGTTGGAGATTTATCAATTATT AAGCAAAGGTTAGAGGTTCAGGCGCTTAATGCAGTTCAACAG GAAGAAGGTCAAAGTATCAAAGAACCGATCTTGGATGTCTACCGAGATGGAGACCGAAGTTCTGCAGTCAGTTTAGATTCTATTGATAAGAATGATAGTGTTGGCGAACCTAAGAATGCCAGCTTGTCGGGGAATGACG TAACCACACATGCTCCGAAGAAAGAAAGTCAACCAAGTCTACCAGAGCAAAAACTGGTTACAGCTAGAGAAAAG GAAAAGCCCAGAGCAGAAGACGTTCAGCATGGTCATAATATACAGTCCCATCCGCGGAGGGCATTAGATGAGAAGGTAAAGGAGGTTAAAGATCAGCTGATTAGGGCCAAAGCATTTTTGAATTTTGTACCACTGGGTAGTAACTCAAATTTTGTGAAAGAGATAAAGCTACGAATTAAGGACTTGGAACGAGCTGTTGGTGAAGTTACTAAAGATTCTGATTTGTCAAGGAG GGCAATACAGAAGATGAAAGCCATGGATTCAACCCTATTGAAAGCCAGTAAACTGTTTCCTGAATGCTCAGCAATGGTGAAGAAACTTCGTGCGATGACATATAATGCTGAGGAACAGCTTCGATCGCAAAAGAATCAAGCTTCCTTCCTTGTAAATCTTGCTGGAAGAACTACCCCGAAAGGCCTTCATTGCCTTTCCATGCGGTTGACCACTGATTATTTTGCCCTACGGTCTGAGGAGCAGGAATTGCCTGACCAACATAAATTTCAGGATCCAGATCTCTATCACTTTGCTGTTTTCTCTGACAATGTTTTGGCATGTTCTGCGGTCGTCAACTCAACTGTATCAACTGCTAGG GCTCCAGAGAAGATTGTGTTTCATATAGTGACGGATTCTCTTAACCTACCAGCCATGACAATGTGGTTCTTGTCGAATCCTCCTGGCAAAGCAACAATTCAGATCCAAAGCATAGACAAGTTTGATTGGTTATCAAACAAGTATATTCTGCAGAAGCAAGAGTCTCTTGATCCAAGATACACTTCCCCGCTGAACCACCTGCGTTTTTATCTGCCTGATATATTTCCATCTCTCAACAAGATAGTGCTCCTTGACCATGACGTGGTTGTGAAAAGGGATCTAGCCGGACTTTGGCGCATCAACATGAAGGGTAAAGTGAATGGTGCAGTGGAGACTTGTCTGGAAGGCGAGCCTTCATTCCGCCGAATGGATATCTTCATCAATTTCACCGACCCCCTGGTGGCAAAGAGGTTTGATGTGAAATCATGCACATGGGCATTCGGGATGAATATATTTGATCTGCAGGAATGGAGGAAACGAAACCTAACTGCGCTCTATCACAAGTACTTGGATCTG GGAAGTGATAGACCATTAATGAAAGCTGGTACTTTGCCAATCGGTTGGATGACCTTTTACAAACATACACGTGCTATAGATCGGAGATGGCATGTCTTGGGATTGGGGTACGAATCTGGTGTCAGACTTAACGAGATCGAGCAGGCAGCTGTGATTCATTATGACGGAGTTATGAAACCGTGGCTAGAGATTGGACTTCAGAAGTTCAAGCCCTATTGGAAGAAACACGTTTGGTACGAACATCCCTATCTCCAACAGTGCAATATACACGACTAG
- the LOC104099784 gene encoding uncharacterized protein, with product MDKIQKSLGSIKDNSIYFTFNGQSTKDSTLLNGSGISPFSTLVLRLRLRGGGGDGGATKAESRDCYLKIYVTKKLDKIDSNEIRLSKWLNCALSNEPLKHHVVVDKLGYIKGSKDMILVELSVIRGKEDRGVGDGEGTGFQCSITGLEFNEKYNFFALRGCGHVLSAKALKEVKSSGCLVCYKEFVESDNLVINGSEEEVAALRDRMKDERVKLKDNTKVEKGKNEDVVVNDE from the coding sequence ATGGACAAAATCCAGAAATCATTAGGCTCAATTAAGGATAACTCTATCTATTTTACATTCAATGGTCAATCCACTAAGGATTCAACTCTATTAAATGGTTCTGGGATTAGCCCATTTTCCACTTTAGTCCTCCGCCTTCGCCTCCGTGGTGGGGGTGGAGATGGCGGTGCCACAAAGGCAGAGTCCCGGGACTGTTATCTTAAGATATATGTAACAAAGAAACTCGATAAAATTGACTCGAATGAAATTAGGTTGTCGAAATGGTTGAATTGTGCTTTGTCTAATGAGCCGTTGAAGCATCATGTTGTTGTTGACAAGCTTGGGTACATAAAGGGGTCGAAAGATATGATTCTGGTTGAGCTGTCGGTGATTCGAGGGAAAGAGGATAGAGGGGTTGGTGATGGTGAGGGAACCGGGTTTCAGTGCTCGATAACTGGGTTGGAGTTCAATGAAAAGTACAATTTCTTTGCTTTGAGGGGTTGTGGACATGTTTTGAGTGCTAAAGCTTTGAAGGAAGTGAAATCCTCGGGTTGTTTGGTTTGCTACAAGGAGTTTGTTGAGAGTGACAATCTTGTGATTAACGGGAGCGAAGAAGAGGTTGCGGCTTTGAGGGATAGAATGAAGGATGAAAGAGTGAAATTGAAGGATAATACGAAGGTGGAGAAAGGGAAGAATGAGGACGTAGTCGTTAATGATGAATAG